One region of Gorilla gorilla gorilla isolate KB3781 chromosome 13, NHGRI_mGorGor1-v2.1_pri, whole genome shotgun sequence genomic DNA includes:
- the SUSD3 gene encoding sushi domain-containing protein 3 isoform X2, with translation MKNIGLVMEWEIPEIICTCAKLRLPPQATFQVLRGNGASVGTVLMFRCPSNHQMVGSGLLTCTWKGSIAEWSSGSPVCKLVPPHETFGFKVAVIASIVSCAIILLMSMAFLTCCLLKCVKKSEWRRSNRSAQLWSQLKDEDLETVQAAYLGLKHFNKPVSGPSQAHDNHSFTTDHGESTSKLASVTCSVDKDPGIPRALSLSGSSSSPQAQVMVHMANPRQPLPACGLATGMPQQPAAYALG, from the exons aTGAAAAACATAGGCCTTGTGATGGAATGGGAAATTCCAGAGATAATTT GCACCTGCGCTAAGCTGCGGCTACCCCCGCAAGCAACCTTCCAAGTCCTTCGTGGCAATGGTGCTTCCGTGGGGACCGTGCTCATGTTCCGCTGCCCCTCTAACCACCAGATGGTGGGGTCTGGGCTCCTCACCTGCACCTGGAAGGGGAGCATCGCTGAGTGGTCTTCAGGGTCCCCAGTGTGCAAAC TGGTGCCACCACACGAGACCTTTGGCTTCAAGGTGGCCGTGATCGCCTCCATTGTGAGCTGTGCCATCATCCTGCTCATGTCCATGGCCTTCCTCACCTGCTGCCTCCTCAAGTGCGTGAAGAAGAGTGAGTGGCGGCGCTCCAACAG GTCAGcccagctgtggtcccagctgaaAGATGAGGACTTGGAGACGGTGCAGGCTGCATACCTTGGCCTCAAGCACTTCAACAAACCCGTGAGCGGGCCCAGCCAGGCGCACGACAACCACAGCTTCACCAC AGACCATGGTGAGAGCACCAGCAAGCTGGCCAGTGTGACCTGCAGCGTGGACAAGGACCCTGGGATCCCCAGAGCTCTGAGCCTCAGTGGCTCCTCCAGCTCACCCCAAGCCCAGGTGATGGTGCACATGGCGAACCCCAGACAGCCCCTGCCTGCCTGTGGGCTGGCCACAGGAATGCCACAACAGCCCGCAGCATATGCCCTAGGGTGA